A window from Temnothorax longispinosus isolate EJ_2023e chromosome 1, Tlon_JGU_v1, whole genome shotgun sequence encodes these proteins:
- the LOC139812699 gene encoding uncharacterized protein, whose translation MSWQSVSSRNDSCMNKCRACMKEGGKMFPMYDDKVISKINLPYKLAQLTSIQIDRFDGLPNMLCPKCAYRTNVLYNFRLAVQESDKKLRMIRETQMCTVKKQELSEKNGDSSVKTDGSLELNTSSNIKSISSADFEYINVKMTDEKFKDEEQYEIDVSQLIEINGGDNKESSQMSDVFYNIIQETNESQMDVQLVKTELPEEISKMFTTQNVAIMYISKSAIDSAENTLILDPEQEEIENSSDIFIPELENLTGQESEEASSNACISDSVESDTTTRNKCGYWEHQDTTTIISISEQEQRDISPQNGDKETKLNKSSSNIEQSIKAEDSDGSDSDYFVDGKDNILGSVSDAIIRIKEVQQENGVEYQCTLCLQNYDQLTNILLHTVDNHVPLSGPFFCMVCEKDCKSHRELRAHVKTHTGEFPYSCFLCKKAYTKKRYLKRHMACHPNFSRHRCLKCGCRFKSKSELETHATTHEHVTPYACNQCTRVFNHKGNYKRHLISHLDPQGLHLPKYPCNYCDKRFPNNRTLQTHIRVHTGEKPFQCDVCHKAFSQRGNLLNHSKIHSNPRSYTCEVCGKSFNQRATLRDHALLHTGEKPHVCNVCGKAFTVSAALRRHMFNHADGKPFKCENCGMGFVGKYDLRRHMRVHEARPKEKRRRNAKTANFLKKKSEESHIALEEPNIETVFIEVEEEEEELVPQNVTQTMPQVESEKENEDALFNLQSYNSVLYSTAESRS comes from the exons ATGTCGTGGCAAAGTGTGAGCTCGAGGAATGATTCCTGCATGAATAAGTGTCGCGCTTGCATGAAGGAAGGCGGCAAGATGTTTCCCATGTACGATGATAAAGTCATCAGCAAGATTAATCTACCGTACAAGCTCGCGCAGCTCACGTCCATTCAG ATTGATAGGTTTGATGGATTGCCCAATATGCTCTGCCCGAAGTGTGCCTACCGAactaatgttttatataacttcAGACTGGCAGTGCAAGAGTCAGACAAGAAACTTCGGATGATACGTGAAACGCAAATGTGCACTGTGAAG aaacaagAGTTGAGTGAAAAGAACGGAGATAGCAGTGTAAAAACAGATGGATCCTTGGAATTAAATACGTCAAGCAATATAAAGTCTATAAGCAGTGCTGATTTTgagtatataaatgttaaaatgacaGATGAGAAGTTCAAGGATGAAGAACAATATGAAATTGATGTATCTCAGTTGATTGAAATCAATGGCGGAGATAACAAGGAAAGTTCACAGATGAGTGatgtcttttataatattatacaagaaaCTAATGAGAGCCAGATGGATGTACAGTTAGTGAAAACTGAGTTACCTGaagaaatttcgaaaatgttTACAACGCAGAATGTCgcaataatgtatatatcaaAATCTGCGATTGACTCAGCGGAGAACACGTTGATACTCGATCCAGAACAAGAAGAAATCGAAAATAGTAGCGATATATTTATCCCCGAATTGGAAAACTTGACTGGACAGGAAAGCGAAGAAGCCTCAAGCAATGCGTGTATTTCCGATTCTGTGGAATCTGATACAACTACAAGGAATAAATGCGGCTATTGGGAACATCAAGATACAACAACAATAATAAGTATTAGTGAACAAGAACAACGTGATATATCTCCACAAAATGgagataaagaaacaaaactcAATAAGAGCAGTTCTAACATTGAACAATCCATAAAAGCAGAGGATAGCGATGGATCTGATTCTGACTACTTTGTCGATGGTAAAGACAATATATTAGGCAGTGTGAGCGATGCAATTATACGGATAAAGGAAGTGCAGCAAGAAAATGGGGTTGAATATCAATGCACATTGTGTCTGCAGAACTACGATCAactaacaaatatattactgCACACCGTCGATAATCATGTCCCTCTCAGTGGTCCATTCTTTTGCATGGTGTGTGAAAAGGACTGCAAAAGTCATCGGGAGCTGCGAGCGCACGTGAAAACACACACTGGCGAGTTTCCATACTCTTgctttctttgtaaaaaggCATACACCAAAAAGAGATATCTGAAGAGACATATGGCATGTCATCCCAACTTTTCACGGCACCGTTGCCTCAAGTGCGGTTGCCGCTTCAAGTCCAAATCAGAATTGGAAACTCATGCGACGACACATGAACATGTCACACCCTACGCTTGCAATCAGTGTACGCGTGTATTTAATCACAAAGGTAATTACAAACGGCATTTGATCAGCCATTTGGATCCTCAAGGCCTTCACTTACCCAAATATCCGTGCAATTATTGTGACAAACGCTTTCCCAACAATCGTACACTGCAAACGCATATACGGGTTCATACCGGTGAGAAACCATTCCAGTGTGACGTTTGTCATAAGGCATTCTCACAACGAGGCAACTTGTTGAACCATTCAAAGATACATTCGAACCCTCGCAGCTACACGTGCGAAGTCTGTGGTAAAAG CTTCAATCAGCGAGCCACATTACGAGATCATGCATTATTGCATACAGGTGAAAAGCCCCACGTATGTAATGTATGTGGGAAAGCGTTTACGGTGAGCGCAGCATTGAGGAGGCATATGTTCAATCACGCTGACGGCAAACCGTTCAAATGTGAGAATTGTGGCATGGGATTTGTCGGCAAATACGACTTACGACGACACATGCGAGTACATGAGGCTCGACCTAAGGAAAAGCGAAGAAGAAACGCAAAAACAgccaattttcttaaaaagaaatcagAGGAAAGTCATATTGCATTGGAAGAACCGAATATCGAAACTGTGTTCAtagaagtagaagaagaagaagaagaacttGTACCGCAAAACGTTACGCAGACAATGCCTCAAGTCGAATCAGAAAAGGAAAATGAGGATGCACTATTTAATCTTCAATCTTATAATTCAGTTTTATACAGTACAGCTGAGAGTAGatcgtaa